The genomic stretch TAgatcccttttattttttaaaggtatgtttactgatatttttgtgaatggaaaaaatatgcagCTGAGTACAAGAGATGTTACTGTGGATGTGCTAATGAATGTAGATGGCCTCAAAGGAAGGGTTATAAAGGATCAAATAGACTAAAAGGCTTAAAAAATAGAGTGGAaagatacttcatttttttgtacAGTACTgctcaagaattttttttagcatatttaAGAATATCAAGAGTATATTTAtagtatttgttattaaaaagggggccaaaataatttttaaagacagatgtCAGTGATAGTTTTGTTATGAGACACTCTAGAGTGTAAGACAAAACTGAATAGAGAAGTACTGGTTATGGTTTCTGGGtgataaaaaaatctgatttctgaGTTCCTCTCTCAGCTCCTTTATTGGCTAAAGGCTCTATTTGTGATCagtctctgttttatttttaggagaGTAGCACTGTGCTTAAAATGGACATAAATGGAGAGACCAGAACTACCATATCTACCCTCCCTGTACCTCTTGCAGAGGTCAGTTCTGCAggcaaaacagaagcagagaaacCACGATGTTCCAGTACCCCCTGCTCACCAATGCGACGGACAGTTTCAGGCTATCAGATCCTTCGTATGGATTCTAACTACCTGGTTGGCTTCACAACTGGAGAGGAGCTGCTAAAATTAGCCCAAAAGTATACAGGAAATGAAGATAATAAAGGGGAATCCAGGCCTAACTTGCACTCTAAACAGCTTGATTCAGGACTTGCATGTTCCTCCCGTTTGTACAAAACTAGAAGTAGGTACTATCAGCCATATGAGATCCCAGCAGTaaatgggaggaggaggagacggATGCCCAGCTCAGGGGATAAATGCACTAAGGCTTTACCATATGAACCTTACAAGGCACTTCATGGTCCCCTGCCtctttgccttttaaaaggTAAAAGGGCTCACTCTAAATCCCTGGACTACCTCAATTTAGACAAAATGAACATCGAGGAACCTGCTGACACAGACATGCTACAATACCAGCTCCAACACCTTACCCTTAGAGGGGACCGTATGTTTGCAAGAAATAACACATGAACTATGAACTATGAACTATAATCTAAAATTTAGAACCAGTTTCTGGTTATTTCTCTGTTGCTGCAAAAATCCACTGTCATACTGTGTACATGTACATGACTGTCCACATTGTAGGTGGTATCAGCTAAATGTTATCagaaagtaatttatttgaatAGAATTTTGACAGTGCATTGTGTTACAAATacttggagggaaaaaaacctttccagAGCAAGCAGCTTCTAATGCAAATTTGACTGCAGCTGGTGGATATTTCTTTGGACACcttttaacaaagaaaaggcttttggtTTTTGGATTGGGGGGGTGTACAGTTATCTAGTATTTATGGTaatttaatactgaaaaattgATGGTCTGCTTGGTTGTTGCTAATTTTGGCTTGATGTTAGAAATTGCTCTTGGATAAGTACTGAAgttatctttttgtttcttactgtATTCTACAATAAAATGTatgtatgatttttttacatCATGGGAAGGAATGTGAGCTTGGCTAAATTGGATCACTTGTTATTTTAAACCATCCCATTCAAACATTTTGAAACTGGGTTTGCACTGGTGGTGAGGGGGAAATTCACTCATAAAATAAACCTTTGTTCATTTGCTACTTTAAAcctattaaattattttttttagtttctgcaTGGAAGTAATTGTTTTGCCTCCTCTGTTTTATAAAACTAGTTTGGAAAAAGTatttagaatattaaaaaatatttttgagagtgaagggtttgggttttttgttaatATGACTTATTTTTTACGTTGTCTTGACATGTAAACAaggattcatagaatcatagaatcatttaggttggaaaaagacctttaagatcatccagtccaaccattaacctaacactaccaagtccaccactaaaccaattaagggcagagtagcaatttcatgtttcctggcttcagATTCCAGTAAATACAGTAGAATGTCTGCATCAGTATGTCAataaagtttttcattttaattcatgaTTTCTATATAGTATAGTAATGGAAGATGTCAAATAATGCTAGAGCATTGCTTTGGAAATTTAGTTTATTTGAAGCACAGAACACTTTTATTAAGATCTGGAAGGCAGATTTTTAGATGGAGTGCAAGTGAAGTGTTTCTATATCAGCCCTGAAGAGCTGATTCTGGATTATTCAACAGAGTGGATTGAATACACTGGCTTAATTTGTTGCTTAAGAATTTTTTGTCCAAATATGACATCAAATGCAGTTTTGACAGCTGTATTCTtagatatatttaaaacatgttagtaacttatgtttaaaaattaaaaaaaggtttgacATTTTTAGGTGCAATCTATTACTAAAGCAGTGTGCAACTTTGGTTTActtatttagaaattaaaattaagatcACATTGTTTTGAAACATAACCTATTTGATCAGTTGTTTCTGGTAcaattcaggttttttttgtttctccttcagAATGAATAGCAAGCACTAGTCAGTGCATGTGTTGTGGAAAATGAAGAGTTCTTTTCATTCTGCCACTTACTCCACAACTGTAACTGAGGGCAGCGAAGAGGAGCCCAGTAGACTATGTTTTACTGGTTTGGTTAATGTTTTCTGGCTTAGTAGAATATTTATAACTGATGTGTATTTTAAAGGGTTAACTGCATCTCTGTATAAATTTAATGTATTGAACAATGATCTCTAAAGTAAACTTTTCCTATGAACTCTTTAGTTTGAAAAATGGAATATGGTCAGATGCCAAAGAGATGGAAGTTTTGTCTAAGGAATAAACACCACTATTTATTGAAATACCctatgaaaatgtatttctggctgaaaaataaagagagtGATATAAATACCTATTTTTGTGGAGTCTTTTGCCATATAGAAGAACGAGgacatttcaaaatacaacTTTAGACCAGGAATCATTAAAACCTGAAAGCAGGAATCTTATACTTCTGTGAAACATTTAGACAGTTAGGattcttctgttgttttagAAAATCAGACATACAATTGTTAGCACATTTTGTGCATATTGTTACTTTGGTCCTGTACAGTAATTGTATAGCTACATCTATAGAGAGGCTGGTGGCTGTCTTGCCAAGTTCAAACATGACAAATTTGTTAGTACTTTTTCTGTCTGGTGACTTGCTTCTGAAAGTGATTGCACCTGATAACATTGCTTAGCTGTTTTACACTTGCAGTTACACTTGCATAGTGCATAATCATTCAAcagccatatttttttttaagttggatTTGTAACGTTCTTAATTACAACTCTTAAATTCATATAGTGATTTCCAGATTTTACTtctaaaagaagcaaaatttcaGACATAAGAAAGCTTTTAATCTTGTCTTATTTTTGATAATTATAATGTCTTACATTAATCTATTAAAATTAAAGGCAAGATGGTTCTTCAGACTACTAAAATGAAATTGAATGTTATCAATACTGACTTCTCAAAGTGAGATCTTTACTAAATATCAGGCTCCAGATgttattgcggcctttcaatacataaagggggcttataagaaagatggagagagactttttactagggcctgtagtgacaggacaacaggtaatggttttaaactaaaagaaggtagatttagattagatgtaaggaagaaattctttacgctgagggtggtgagactggaagaggttgcccaaAGAAGATGaggatgccccatccctggaagtgttcaaggtcaggttcaatggggctttgagcaacctgatctagtggaagatgtccctgcccccTGCAGGGGGGTGgaaactagatgatctttggaggtcccttccaacccaaaccattctatgattctatgaatacagAGTTCTCACTATGCTtctaataaattaaaagaaaaaattgcattGAGAAAACAATGTTTCCCTGTGGCCTATAGATATCTTCCAGATGATTAGAAGAGTGAAGGTGGTAGAAGCAATAAAAGGTAGTAAcactaatcatagaatcatttaggttggaaaagacccttaagatcatcgagtccaaatGTAAacttaacactgccaagtccaccactaaaccatgtccttaagtGCCACCTCTACACGTCTTTTAcatacctccagggatggtgactcaaccacttccttgggcagacagttccaatgcttgacaaccctttcggcAAAGAAAtttatatccaatctaaagctcccctggcgcagcttgagaccatttcctctcatcctattgctaactacttgggaaaagagaccgacacccacctcactacaatctcctttcaggtagctgtagagagcaataaggtctcccctcagcctccttttctacaggctaaacaaccccagttacCTCAGCCATTCTTCCTAAGACTTcttctctagacccttcaccagctttgttgctcttctttggatgcaTTCAGatggctgttgaccaacagccccaggtccttttccaccagacAGCTTTCaggccactcttccccaagcctgtagcgttgcatggggttgttgtgaccgaagcgcaggacccggcacttggccttgttgaacttcatacaaTTGGCCATCCTgcccagatccctctgtagagccttcctacccttgagcagatcgacactcccacccaatttggtgtcatctgcaaacttactgagggtgcactcgatcccctcatccagatcattgataaagatattaaacagaactggccccaaaacagagccctggggaacaccgctcgtgaccggccaccaactggatttcactccattcaccacaactctctgggctcagacatccagccagtttttacccagcgaagagtacacccgtccaagccatgagcagccagtttctctaggggaatgctgtgggaaatggtgtcaaaggctttactaaagtccaggtaaacaacatccacagcctttcccttgtccactaagtgtgtcatagaaggagatcaggttagccaagcaggacctgcctttcacaaacccatgctgactgggcctcATCACCgggttgtcctgtatgtgccgtgtgatggcactcaagatgatctgctccataaccttccccagcaccgaggtcaggctgacaggcctgtagttccccggatcctccttccagcccttcttgtagatgggcatcacatttactaacctccagtcaactgggacctccacGGTTAGctaggactgctgataaaggattgaaagtggcttggtgagcacgtccgccagctccctcagtacccttgggtgggtcccatccagccccatagacccGTGTATGTCTAAGTGGTATAGCAGGTCtctaaccatttccccttggattatgggggcttcattctgcttccccatctctgtcttccagctcaagGGGCTGGCTACCccgagaacaactggtctgactattaaagactgaggcaaagaaggcattaagtacctcagccttttcctcatccttggtggcagtgttccccctgcatccagcaaaggatggagattctccttagtcctccttttgttgttaatgcATTTATATTGTCTT from Pelecanus crispus isolate bPelCri1 chromosome W, bPelCri1.pri, whole genome shotgun sequence encodes the following:
- the LOC104034595 gene encoding macrophage immunometabolism regulator; the encoded protein is MVMPEESSTVLKMDINGETRTTISTLPVPLAEVSSAGKTEAEKPRCSSTPCSPMRRTVSGYQILRMDSNYLVGFTTGEELLKLAQKYTGNEDNKGESRPNLHSKQLDSGLACSSRLYKTRSRYYQPYEIPAVNGRRRRRMPSSGDKCTKALPYEPYKALHGPLPLCLLKGKRAHSKSLDYLNLDKMNIEEPADTDMLQYQLQHLTLRGDRMFARNNT